One genomic segment of Actinomycetota bacterium includes these proteins:
- a CDS encoding DUF190 domain-containing protein has protein sequence MTELSGPAKKLSVYLGEADMYDGRPLAQAMVEQARVAGCSGATVLRGLAGFGATSRQHVKHGIRMSVDLPVLLQVVDTADKITALAEVYGEMLSDGLIIIEDVHVLVYRGGVTGGPNPSA, from the coding sequence ATGACAGAACTCTCGGGGCCCGCAAAGAAACTCTCAGTCTATCTTGGAGAGGCTGACATGTACGACGGAAGACCCCTTGCCCAGGCGATGGTTGAGCAGGCGCGTGTCGCGGGATGTTCCGGCGCGACCGTATTGCGCGGATTAGCGGGGTTTGGCGCAACCAGTCGCCAGCATGTGAAGCACGGTATCAGGATGTCGGTGGATTTGCCGGTGTTGCTCCAAGTGGTCGACACCGCCGACAAGATCACAGCCTTAGCCGAAGTGTACGGTGAGATGCTCTCCGACGGACTTATCATCATCGAGGATGTTCATGTCCTTGTGTATCGGGGTGGAGTCACGGGCGGACCGAATCCATCCGCATGA
- a CDS encoding prepilin-type N-terminal cleavage/methylation domain-containing protein has product MSDILMPWVLILITGRSISTRETHDALGQRTVNHTGHETSKCNSDATDCQGGFSLFELMAVLAILAVLLTIAVASFAHATSSTHRMTCLANQRTLNAAVQAFRADNDGVNIQTILDLEPYINNLTSATQCPADPQVSLELDPASQQITCPNHQ; this is encoded by the coding sequence ATGTCGGATATACTTATGCCATGGGTACTGATTTTGATCACGGGTCGATCCATTTCGACGAGGGAAACTCATGACGCACTCGGTCAGCGAACAGTGAACCACACAGGGCACGAAACATCCAAGTGTAATTCCGACGCAACGGATTGCCAGGGCGGATTCTCGCTGTTTGAGCTCATGGCGGTCCTAGCCATCCTCGCGGTGTTGCTGACTATCGCGGTGGCGTCGTTCGCGCATGCAACCTCTAGCACACACCGAATGACCTGCCTTGCCAACCAGCGTACCCTCAACGCTGCGGTGCAGGCTTTTCGTGCGGACAACGATGGGGTCAACATTCAGACAATCCTGGACCTTGAGCCCTACATCAACAACCTGACCTCGGCGACTCAATGTCCAGCGGACCCACAAGTGTCGCTCGAACTGGATCCCGCCTCTCAGCAGATCACTTGCCCCAACCACCAGTAA
- a CDS encoding sugar phosphate nucleotidyltransferase produces MAGGEGSRLRPLTSLRPKPMVPIVNQPIMEHIIGLLKHHDITDAVATLAFMPRFIEDYFGNGEEWGMNLSYAVEETPLGTAGSVKNAEHLLRDGTFLVISGDALTDIDLTSVIEFHRKKRATVTIALKSVPDPLDFGVVITDADGRIERFLEKPTWGQVFSDTINTGIYVMEPEVFDFIPQGEAFDFSSQLFPLLMEKGYGLYGFHSKGYWCDVGSLESYVQAHRDLMSGKANLYIPGISVRDGLWIGEGARIDADAVLGEHVVVGKNVTIRSGAVIGDFTVLGDNCVIGTDAKVTHSVIWSDTFIGRNSDVQGSVLCRGVDIRGGASVASGAVLGDEVTVGHRAHINTDVQVYPYKTVEPGAVASSSIIWEATGARTLFGERGISGIVGVDLSPEMALRIAQAYGSLLPKGSHVMVSRDSSRSSRMIKRAMIAGLNSAGCHVRDLRVCSPAMNRLTTRDTRCLGGVHVCQSATDVQAIEIHIFDRLGLDIAAWEEKKIERLYHRGEFRRTFFSDVGDVTFPPRTIEYYSSALETFAHSINTDDTSFKVVADLAGGVASFVLPQVFVHSGIDLVSINPFLDAERTFIGTDQSEEFGELSRLVQFLGADLGVAFDTSGERLTLLTPSGKTLDGATSLFALVDLWCKYDESGLPVAVPSTVSRVAEKIAAITGHSVIRPGRSRRSLAQLAANNSVSFAGGRTGGYIFPSFLAGYDGVASLVGICALLAKDERTLDEIVAQLPPYFAEQTDIFCPSTSKGKVMRSLTEETGVPTADITEGIQVEYDDGWILVLPHSSEPHISIFAEADTIDRLKTLTDKWTQMVEASI; encoded by the coding sequence ATGGCAGGCGGAGAAGGCTCGAGATTACGACCACTTACTAGTTTGCGGCCAAAACCGATGGTCCCGATCGTCAATCAACCGATCATGGAGCACATAATCGGCCTGCTCAAGCACCATGACATTACCGACGCTGTCGCAACGCTGGCATTCATGCCTCGCTTCATCGAAGACTACTTCGGCAATGGCGAGGAGTGGGGCATGAACCTCAGTTATGCAGTCGAAGAAACCCCTCTTGGAACCGCGGGCTCTGTAAAGAACGCCGAGCATCTGCTAAGAGATGGCACCTTCTTGGTGATTTCCGGCGATGCTCTTACCGACATCGACCTTACATCAGTTATCGAGTTCCATCGCAAAAAGCGGGCGACCGTGACCATAGCGCTTAAAAGCGTGCCGGATCCTCTGGATTTTGGAGTGGTGATCACCGACGCCGACGGAAGGATCGAACGCTTCCTGGAGAAGCCAACCTGGGGGCAGGTATTCTCGGACACCATCAACACAGGCATCTATGTCATGGAACCTGAGGTCTTTGACTTCATTCCTCAGGGTGAGGCCTTCGACTTTTCCAGCCAGCTGTTTCCGCTTCTCATGGAGAAGGGCTACGGCCTCTATGGATTCCACTCAAAGGGCTATTGGTGCGATGTTGGTAGCTTGGAAAGCTACGTCCAGGCACATCGGGACCTCATGTCGGGTAAGGCTAATCTCTATATCCCGGGGATTTCCGTCCGTGACGGGTTGTGGATAGGAGAAGGCGCCCGCATCGATGCCGACGCCGTACTTGGCGAGCATGTCGTAGTCGGAAAGAACGTTACTATTCGATCAGGCGCCGTCATTGGTGACTTCACCGTCTTGGGTGACAACTGCGTCATTGGGACAGATGCTAAGGTCACCCATTCGGTAATTTGGAGCGATACTTTCATTGGCAGGAACTCTGACGTTCAGGGATCCGTCTTGTGCAGAGGTGTCGATATTCGTGGAGGGGCATCGGTAGCCAGTGGGGCCGTTCTCGGCGATGAAGTGACCGTTGGCCACAGGGCTCACATCAACACTGACGTTCAGGTCTACCCATACAAGACCGTCGAGCCAGGTGCTGTGGCCAGTAGCTCGATCATCTGGGAGGCTACTGGTGCCAGAACCCTGTTCGGCGAGCGCGGGATATCAGGAATCGTCGGAGTGGATTTGTCCCCCGAAATGGCTCTGCGCATTGCGCAAGCCTACGGATCGCTCCTTCCCAAGGGCTCACATGTCATGGTCAGTCGTGATTCTTCGCGTTCATCTCGAATGATCAAGAGGGCCATGATTGCCGGTTTGAATTCGGCAGGATGCCATGTGCGGGACCTGCGCGTCTGTTCTCCGGCGATGAATCGTCTGACCACCCGAGACACTCGTTGCCTCGGAGGAGTCCATGTCTGTCAGTCGGCGACAGATGTTCAGGCTATTGAGATTCACATATTCGATCGTCTCGGGTTGGATATCGCAGCGTGGGAGGAGAAGAAGATCGAGCGACTCTACCATAGAGGTGAGTTCCGTCGCACTTTCTTCTCCGATGTTGGCGACGTGACTTTCCCTCCCAGGACGATCGAATACTATTCGAGCGCCCTAGAGACCTTCGCTCACTCGATTAACACCGATGACACATCTTTCAAGGTTGTGGCCGATCTGGCCGGCGGGGTAGCTTCTTTCGTACTGCCCCAAGTATTCGTCCACTCAGGAATTGATCTGGTCAGCATCAATCCCTTCCTTGATGCGGAGAGGACCTTCATCGGCACTGACCAGAGCGAAGAGTTCGGCGAACTATCCAGACTGGTCCAGTTCTTGGGGGCTGATCTGGGTGTCGCCTTCGATACCTCAGGCGAGCGCCTGACTCTACTGACACCCAGCGGAAAAACTTTGGACGGGGCGACATCGTTGTTTGCCTTGGTCGACCTGTGGTGTAAGTACGACGAGTCTGGACTTCCAGTCGCAGTACCATCCACAGTCTCACGTGTAGCTGAGAAGATTGCGGCAATCACTGGGCACTCCGTGATCCGACCCGGTCGCTCTCGCAGGTCCCTCGCCCAACTAGCTGCCAATAACAGTGTCTCATTCGCAGGGGGTCGTACCGGCGGTTACATCTTCCCCAGCTTCCTTGCGGGCTACGATGGCGTCGCAAGCCTAGTTGGAATCTGTGCGCTGCTAGCCAAGGATGAACGCACCCTTGACGAGATAGTCGCACAACTCCCGCCATACTTCGCCGAGCAGACCGACATATTCTGCCCGTCGACTAGCAAGGGCAAGGTCATGCGTTCCCTCACGGAGGAAACAGGAGTCCCGACTGCTGACATCACTGAGGGGATTCAAGTCGAATACGATGACGGATGGATACTGGTCCTGCCTCACTCATCAGAGCCGCATATTTCAATTTTTGCAGAAGCTGATACAATAGACAGACTCAAGACCTTGACCGACAAGTGGACGCAGATGGTCGAGGCTAGTATTTGA
- a CDS encoding thiamine pyrophosphate-dependent enzyme, whose protein sequence is MPTPKDFMTSVKQTWCPGCGNYGMSEALRRALAELGWEKHEFSVVWGIGCHGNGADFLDVAGMHALHGRSLPPAAGLALTRPDLEVIVEMGDGDGYGLGLGHFVHAARRNVRLTCITHNNQIYGLTTGQASPTTDRLMQTVSTPQGVLEQPVNPIGLALAEGATFIARGFAGDIAHLTQLYIAALTHKGFALVDVFQPCVTWNKLNTFQWFKERVWRLEDRGWDTSDRTAAFDLSLSTFHALTCTPDECTVPIGIYYQQEGVPSYGDELAAASVPGYKRAESPRDINGILDAME, encoded by the coding sequence ATGCCGACTCCAAAGGATTTCATGACCTCAGTGAAACAGACCTGGTGCCCGGGATGCGGCAACTATGGGATGTCAGAAGCACTCAGGAGAGCACTGGCCGAGCTCGGCTGGGAGAAGCACGAGTTCAGTGTGGTGTGGGGTATCGGCTGTCACGGCAACGGCGCTGACTTCCTCGACGTGGCTGGAATGCATGCACTTCATGGGCGTTCACTGCCCCCTGCCGCCGGACTGGCGTTGACCCGCCCCGACCTTGAAGTGATCGTCGAGATGGGTGACGGCGATGGCTATGGACTCGGGCTCGGACACTTCGTCCACGCCGCCAGGAGGAACGTGCGCCTGACATGCATCACACATAACAACCAGATCTACGGCCTGACGACCGGGCAAGCCTCTCCCACCACCGACAGGCTCATGCAGACGGTCTCTACGCCGCAAGGTGTACTAGAGCAACCGGTCAATCCGATCGGCCTGGCACTTGCCGAAGGGGCCACCTTCATCGCCCGAGGTTTCGCGGGCGACATCGCGCATCTCACCCAGCTCTATATCGCAGCGCTTACCCACAAGGGATTCGCACTGGTCGATGTCTTCCAGCCTTGCGTGACCTGGAACAAGCTAAATACATTCCAGTGGTTCAAGGAGCGCGTATGGCGCCTGGAGGATCGGGGTTGGGACACCTCTGACCGCACGGCCGCCTTCGACTTGTCGCTTAGCACATTCCACGCACTCACCTGCACGCCCGATGAGTGCACAGTGCCCATCGGCATCTACTACCAGCAGGAAGGCGTTCCGTCCTACGGTGACGAGCTGGCCGCAGCGTCAGTGCCCGGCTACAAGCGTGCAGAGTCACCGCGCGACATCAACGGCATCCTGGATGCAATGGAATGA
- a CDS encoding CDP-alcohol phosphatidyltransferase family protein: MTKKPTAVEREATNSESDVWTVANVITILRLMLVPFSFTVLIRDDGSDILAFALYASAAATDWIDGQIARRTSTVTAIGKAIDPLVDRLLIASGVIGLYMVDRLPLPILALLVLRDVYLLYGAWRLERHQLRMPVTLVGKATTAVLFVGLSLMILNWPYVTISDDQLLLGLIIVYIGAVMSASTAIHYTVLAKRLVRGHTS; this comes from the coding sequence GTGACCAAGAAGCCGACCGCGGTGGAACGCGAGGCAACCAACAGTGAGAGTGATGTTTGGACCGTTGCTAACGTCATAACCATCCTTCGGTTGATGTTGGTTCCATTCTCGTTCACGGTTCTGATCCGCGACGATGGTTCGGACATCCTTGCTTTCGCCCTGTATGCTTCAGCAGCCGCTACTGACTGGATCGACGGCCAGATTGCGCGGAGAACAAGCACGGTCACTGCAATCGGCAAGGCCATAGATCCGTTGGTTGACAGGTTACTGATTGCATCAGGTGTCATTGGGCTCTATATGGTTGACCGCCTGCCTCTTCCCATACTCGCCCTGCTAGTCTTGAGGGATGTCTATCTTCTATACGGTGCCTGGAGACTCGAGAGACATCAGCTCAGGATGCCCGTCACGCTCGTCGGCAAGGCAACCACAGCAGTACTGTTCGTCGGTCTCTCGCTGATGATCCTCAATTGGCCATATGTCACAATCTCCGACGACCAGCTGCTTTTAGGGCTTATAATCGTATACATAGGGGCAGTCATGTCGGCCTCAACAGCCATTCATTACACAGTGCTTGCGAAGCGACTCGTAAGGGGACATACCAGTTAG
- the coaBC gene encoding bifunctional phosphopantothenoylcysteine decarboxylase/phosphopantothenate--cysteine ligase CoaBC has translation MHESVDHNPATSDLAQVPRRNILIGVTGCIAAYKACYIARSLVAHGFSVKTVMTEAATRFVGPATFRALTGNPVITTMWEDSPSAPVHHIALAQETDVFLIAPCTANVMAKLASGRADDMLTTTALATQAPIIVAPAMNTAMWNSEVTQANVSALRQRGVIVVDPACGELACGDSGQGRLADVEDIIESVLVEAHRTRSLAGAHILITAGPTREPIDPVRFISNHSSGLTGYAIAEEASRRGARVTLISGPTSLPVPFGVDFVGVMTAREMHAAAIAAFEDCDVVIATAAVSDHRPATLSAVKLKKTDELANIPLAPNPDILADLAKVKGHRLVIGFAAETNDVISNAKAKLKAKNLDLVVANDVSDPSIGFATLHNRVSFVGPLGIEQLDTQSKKSIARRLLDLVSDRLAPTAETKEQS, from the coding sequence ATGCACGAATCAGTTGACCACAACCCCGCCACGAGCGATCTTGCTCAGGTTCCCAGGCGAAATATCCTCATCGGCGTCACCGGCTGTATAGCGGCCTACAAGGCCTGTTACATCGCAAGAAGTCTTGTTGCACACGGTTTCTCAGTGAAGACCGTCATGACCGAGGCAGCCACCCGCTTCGTTGGCCCGGCAACGTTTCGTGCGCTCACCGGCAATCCTGTCATCACCACGATGTGGGAGGACTCGCCCTCGGCGCCGGTACATCACATCGCCTTGGCTCAGGAAACCGATGTGTTCCTGATCGCGCCGTGCACGGCGAATGTGATGGCCAAACTTGCATCGGGTCGTGCGGATGACATGCTCACCACCACCGCTCTGGCGACCCAGGCCCCTATCATCGTGGCCCCCGCGATGAACACAGCGATGTGGAACTCCGAAGTGACCCAGGCCAACGTCAGCGCCCTTCGGCAGCGCGGTGTCATCGTGGTCGATCCCGCGTGTGGCGAACTGGCATGCGGTGATAGCGGCCAGGGACGCCTCGCAGATGTCGAGGATATCATTGAATCCGTCTTGGTTGAGGCGCATCGTACCCGTAGCCTTGCCGGGGCCCACATCCTAATCACCGCCGGCCCCACTCGCGAGCCAATCGACCCCGTGCGCTTCATCTCGAACCACAGCAGCGGCCTTACGGGCTACGCGATCGCTGAAGAAGCTTCCCGCCGAGGAGCCCGGGTCACACTGATCTCGGGGCCAACTTCGCTGCCAGTACCCTTCGGTGTCGACTTCGTCGGAGTCATGACCGCCCGTGAGATGCATGCTGCGGCGATTGCTGCATTCGAAGATTGCGATGTCGTGATTGCAACCGCAGCCGTTTCGGATCATCGGCCAGCTACTCTATCGGCAGTCAAGCTCAAGAAGACTGATGAACTCGCCAACATCCCACTCGCACCGAACCCTGACATCTTGGCTGACCTTGCTAAGGTGAAAGGTCATCGCCTTGTGATTGGTTTTGCTGCAGAGACCAACGACGTGATCTCGAATGCTAAGGCCAAGCTGAAGGCGAAGAACCTAGATCTTGTTGTTGCAAACGATGTCTCGGACCCATCGATTGGATTCGCGACTCTTCACAACCGCGTGAGCTTTGTCGGTCCACTCGGAATCGAACAGCTAGACACCCAGTCCAAAAAGTCGATTGCGAGACGGCTGCTCGACTTGGTCTCTGACAGACTCGCACCTACAGCCGAAACAAAGGAGCAATCATGA
- a CDS encoding 2-oxoacid:acceptor oxidoreductase subunit alpha has protein sequence MPLRASEEFEVRIRIGGPAGFGIKAAGQTLAKLFARSGLETFDLTEYPSLIKGGHNTYHLRVSTEQIHSHVLDTDILVALDQETVALHIAELGTGGAIMYDPDDFDPLTLGIVDLRPNDRCLVPVPLKSIVREAGGPAIMRNTASLGAVLGYIGFPFEPLQESLTSQFARKGPAIVEQNVAIAKAGYDHARANECGFPYRLQPLPENGKRLLVDGNEAVFLGAMAAGVGFYSAYPMTPASSLLHLMAAHGEKEGVVVKHAEDEIAAINMVIGAAFGGTRAMCATSGGGFSLMVEALGFAGVSETACVVGVFTRPGPATGMPTWTEQSDLRFVLHASQGEFPRVVLAPGDHQDAFDLTWRAFNLADLLQTPVIILGDTYLSDNRRTVTRFDGSEVSIDRGSLVTEGDLTEHPEALDAEGRYARYKDSPSGVSLRALPGVIGAEQIVNSYEHDERGFGSLGEDAHTRVVQNEKRMRKMELARDLVPPPVRLGPEQADLSIILFGSTKMPTLEAMGILQDEGIVINILQCVTLWPFPAEEVRAFLDSAGRTAVIEGNMTGQLRGLIREHCLIDVDETLNRYDGRPFSPDQIARWVKEVIQ, from the coding sequence TTGCCTCTCAGAGCTTCCGAAGAATTCGAAGTACGTATCAGGATCGGAGGCCCGGCCGGTTTCGGCATCAAGGCTGCCGGTCAGACACTTGCGAAACTTTTTGCACGATCAGGCCTCGAGACATTCGATCTGACTGAGTACCCCTCGTTGATAAAGGGCGGTCACAACACTTACCACCTCAGGGTGAGCACCGAGCAGATTCACTCACATGTGCTCGACACAGACATTTTGGTTGCCCTCGATCAGGAGACGGTCGCCCTGCATATCGCCGAATTGGGCACCGGCGGAGCCATCATGTACGACCCTGATGACTTCGATCCCCTAACGCTTGGGATCGTCGATCTGCGACCGAACGATCGATGCCTGGTTCCCGTGCCTTTGAAGAGCATAGTTCGCGAAGCAGGCGGTCCGGCGATCATGCGCAATACAGCTTCTCTGGGCGCAGTTCTCGGATATATCGGCTTTCCCTTCGAGCCGCTGCAAGAATCGCTCACGTCGCAATTCGCCCGTAAGGGCCCAGCGATAGTCGAGCAGAATGTCGCAATCGCAAAGGCCGGCTACGATCACGCCCGCGCGAACGAGTGCGGCTTTCCCTACCGCCTGCAGCCGCTCCCCGAGAACGGCAAGCGCCTACTTGTCGACGGCAACGAAGCGGTCTTCCTCGGCGCCATGGCGGCTGGTGTCGGGTTCTACAGCGCCTATCCGATGACCCCCGCCTCGAGCCTGCTTCATCTGATGGCTGCCCACGGGGAGAAGGAAGGCGTGGTCGTCAAACACGCCGAGGACGAGATCGCCGCGATCAACATGGTGATCGGTGCCGCTTTCGGCGGGACAAGGGCGATGTGTGCGACCTCTGGCGGTGGCTTCTCGCTGATGGTCGAAGCGCTCGGATTCGCTGGGGTGAGCGAAACCGCATGCGTCGTAGGCGTTTTCACGCGTCCTGGACCCGCTACGGGGATGCCGACCTGGACCGAGCAGTCCGACCTGCGCTTCGTCTTGCACGCATCCCAGGGGGAGTTTCCGCGGGTGGTGCTCGCCCCCGGGGATCATCAGGACGCCTTCGACCTGACCTGGCGTGCTTTCAACCTAGCTGACTTGCTCCAGACGCCTGTGATCATCCTTGGCGACACCTATCTCTCCGATAACCGCAGAACGGTAACGCGCTTCGACGGCTCGGAAGTGAGCATCGATCGAGGATCGCTTGTAACCGAAGGAGACCTCACGGAACACCCCGAGGCCCTCGATGCCGAAGGCAGATACGCTCGCTACAAGGACTCTCCTTCCGGAGTCAGCTTGCGTGCGCTTCCCGGGGTCATCGGCGCGGAGCAGATTGTGAACTCCTACGAGCACGACGAGCGCGGCTTCGGCTCGCTCGGCGAGGATGCGCACACTCGTGTCGTCCAAAACGAGAAGCGCATGCGCAAGATGGAGCTGGCGCGCGATCTCGTTCCCCCACCGGTGCGATTAGGGCCGGAACAAGCCGATCTCTCGATAATTCTCTTCGGCTCGACGAAGATGCCGACCTTGGAGGCGATGGGCATCCTGCAAGACGAAGGTATCGTGATCAACATCCTGCAATGCGTCACGCTTTGGCCCTTCCCCGCCGAGGAGGTCCGTGCGTTCCTCGATTCGGCGGGCCGGACCGCAGTCATCGAAGGCAACATGACAGGTCAGCTACGCGGCCTCATCAGGGAGCATTGCCTGATCGACGTCGATGAGACACTCAACCGCTACGATGGACGGCCTTTCAGCCCCGATCAGATCGCCCGTTGGGTCAAGGAGGTCATCCAGTAA
- a CDS encoding VanW family protein: MNVFNKFMTLPIWQRVLAAVIATSFAFVLIFSAIDLALSFEKIHPGVTVYGIEIGGLPRDEAAIKLAETATKRFERSIRIVHPEGEWETSGQAIGATLDVDDAVDSAYRVGRAGNVLDRAVERIDSWVSGAAITAPLSYDASAAAPVISAIRSAVEIPAVDAAITIDGPSASLRTSSPGVALAQDVLLEAILLSSVTDAKPVELPTATANPSIEDAQAKQALSVAQSMLASDVVLTFEDSRWTLKPEILGQVIAFRAEESTATAPARSAILVAYVDPIAASSTIGPVVSAAGRPAKNASFDVQGDNVRIIPGEDGTGPDFESLAKEMTRVLTDGQSRQVELRMTRIEPEITTQEAKDMGITTRFATYTTRFDRSNRPRVNNIHLIADKVDGVLLAPGETFSLNQRAGRRTAERGFQAAPAIINGQLVPTLGGGICQFGTTMFNTIFESGLPILERRNHSLFISAYPPGRDAAIAWGGPDLSFKNDTPNWVLVDTSYTASSVTVNLYGTDPGFVVTSETSPWRDVKPFPTRETPDPTLPLGSRRVEQAGANGGSVVVQRFVKRDGVTVRTDSFRSVYRPKEEIVRVGTRLPVSLPSTPTTP; the protein is encoded by the coding sequence ATGAACGTGTTCAATAAGTTCATGACGCTTCCCATTTGGCAGAGAGTGTTGGCTGCTGTTATCGCGACCAGCTTTGCGTTTGTACTCATCTTTAGTGCAATAGACCTCGCACTCAGTTTTGAAAAGATCCATCCCGGAGTCACCGTTTATGGGATCGAGATCGGCGGCCTTCCCCGTGATGAGGCTGCGATTAAACTCGCTGAGACCGCAACAAAGCGATTTGAGAGAAGCATCCGCATCGTCCACCCGGAAGGGGAGTGGGAGACATCCGGTCAAGCCATCGGGGCCACTCTTGATGTCGATGATGCCGTTGATTCGGCATACAGGGTCGGCAGAGCAGGCAATGTGCTCGACCGCGCTGTAGAAAGGATTGACAGCTGGGTGTCGGGTGCCGCAATTACAGCTCCACTTTCTTATGACGCATCCGCCGCCGCTCCGGTCATTTCGGCCATTAGAAGCGCAGTGGAGATACCTGCGGTCGATGCCGCCATCACCATCGATGGGCCGTCTGCCTCCTTGCGCACATCATCACCAGGAGTCGCACTTGCCCAGGATGTTCTGCTTGAGGCCATCCTTCTATCTAGTGTTACTGACGCGAAACCGGTGGAACTGCCCACAGCAACTGCCAACCCAAGCATCGAAGACGCCCAGGCGAAGCAGGCACTTTCGGTTGCGCAATCAATGCTGGCCAGTGATGTTGTACTGACTTTTGAGGACTCACGTTGGACCTTGAAGCCAGAAATCCTGGGGCAGGTCATTGCGTTCCGAGCCGAGGAATCAACAGCTACTGCTCCCGCTCGATCCGCTATTTTGGTCGCTTATGTCGACCCCATCGCTGCATCCAGTACGATAGGCCCTGTTGTGTCTGCCGCTGGTAGGCCGGCGAAAAACGCATCCTTTGATGTTCAAGGTGACAATGTCCGGATTATTCCAGGGGAGGATGGCACCGGTCCGGATTTCGAGTCGCTAGCAAAAGAGATGACCAGAGTTCTGACTGATGGCCAGAGTCGACAGGTTGAGCTCAGGATGACCAGAATCGAACCCGAGATCACTACTCAAGAAGCCAAAGACATGGGCATCACCACACGATTCGCTACCTATACCACCCGTTTCGACCGTTCGAACCGTCCACGCGTCAATAATATCCATCTCATCGCTGACAAGGTTGATGGCGTACTACTCGCGCCGGGTGAAACCTTCTCCTTGAATCAGAGGGCGGGCAGGCGTACCGCAGAAAGAGGCTTCCAGGCCGCTCCTGCCATCATCAATGGGCAACTGGTTCCAACCCTGGGCGGCGGCATCTGTCAGTTTGGGACGACCATGTTCAATACCATATTCGAGTCCGGGTTGCCCATCCTCGAGCGTCGAAATCACTCGCTTTTCATATCCGCATATCCCCCAGGGAGAGATGCGGCAATCGCTTGGGGCGGACCCGACCTCAGCTTTAAGAATGACACCCCGAACTGGGTCCTTGTTGATACGTCGTACACTGCATCCTCCGTGACCGTCAATCTGTATGGAACCGATCCGGGTTTTGTGGTCACCAGCGAGACAAGCCCTTGGCGTGACGTCAAGCCTTTCCCCACCCGAGAAACACCAGACCCCACTCTGCCTCTTGGCTCCAGAAGAGTCGAGCAGGCGGGCGCCAACGGGGGCTCAGTGGTAGTCCAGAGATTCGTCAAGAGGGATGGGGTGACGGTCAGAACCGACTCTTTCCGCTCGGTCTATCGCCCCAAAGAGGAGATCGTTAGGGTTGGAACCAGGCTGCCAGTGTCGCTACCCTCAACGCCTACTACTCCTTGA